The genomic window CCGGCTTCTTGATTTCGCCATAAGACCAGGAAAGGATCTTCTCCGGGCTGGCGATCGAGATCCGGATCGAATCGAAGACCTGCGCCGGCGCCTGCGGATTGAAAAGATTCATGACCTCTTGGTTCATGCCTGTCTCCTTGACTGGGCGGCATCGCCCTTGTTGGCAGTCAGTCCGGCCAAACCCTGATACCGGACAACCTGCCTCTAAAACGGTTATGGCCGCGAAATGCGGCGAAACTGACACTTGAGGCTTACTTTAAACCATCGAGTGCCGGCGACGCGCCCGCCTTTTGCGAAGGGGGCGCGTCGGCTCTCAACTTATTCCGCAGCGTCCGGAAGCTCGACTTCGGGCTGAGGCTCCTCGGCGGAGTTTTCCAGCTCGACCGAAAGTCCCAGCGAACGCATTTCCTTGACGAGAACGTTGAAGCTTTCCGGAATACCGGCTTCAAACGTATCATCGCCGCGGACAATCGCCTCATAGACCTTGGTGCGGCCGGCAACGTCATCCGACTTCACGGTCAGCATTTCCTGCAGCGTGTAGGCGGCGCCGTAAGCTTCGAGCGCCCAGACCTCCATTTCGCCGAAGCGCTGGCCGCCGAACTGCGCCTTGCCGCCCAGCGGCTGCTGGGTAACGAGCGAGTACGGACCGATCGAGCGCGCATGGATCTTGTCGTCAACCAGATGGTTGAGCTTGATCATGTACATGTAGCCGACCGTTACCTTACGGTCGAACTGCTCGCCGGTACGCCCGTCGTAGAGCACGGACTGGCCGGACGGATCGAAGCCCGCGCGGATCAGCATCTCCGAAACGTCGCCCTCATGGGCGCCGTCGAACACCGGCGTTGCGATCGAGACGCCACGCTTGGCTTCTTCTGCCAGACGCAACAGACCGTCATCGTCGAAATACTCAACTTCGTTACGGGCCTCGGAAGCGTAGACCTCGGTCAGCGTTTCCTTCAGCGGCTTGATGTCGTGGGTCTCCTGGTAGGCTTCGAGCATCTCGCCGATGCGCTTGCCCATGCCGGCACAACCCCAGGCCAGATGCGTTTCCAGAATCTGGCCGACATTCATGCGGCTCGGAACGCCGAGCGGGTTCAGCACGACGTCGACATGGGTTCCGTCTTCCAGGAACGGCATGTCCTCGGCGGGCAGGATGCGGGAGACCACGCCCTTGTTGCCGTGACGGCCGGCCATCTTGTCGCCGGGCTGGATCTTGCGCTTGACGGCCACGAAGACCTTGACCATCTTCATGACGCCCGGGGGCATTTCGTCGCCGCGCTGGACCTTTTCGACCTTGTCCATGAAGCGCTGTTCAAGGCGGTTCTTGGAATCGTCGTACTGGCCGCGAAGCGCTTCGAGTTCGCCCTGGAACGATTCGTCCTCGACGGCGAACATCCACCACTGCGAACGCGGATAGGCGGAGATCACCTCATCGGACAGCACGGCGCCCTTCTTGAAGCCCTTCGGGCCTGCAATCGAGGTCTGGCCGCGCAGCATGTCGGACAGGCGCGAATAGACGTTACGGTCGAGAATGGCCTGCTCGTCGTCGCGGTCCTTGGCAAGGCGTTCGATTTCCTCGCGCTCGATCGCCATGGCGCGTTCGTCCTTCTCGACGCCGTGACGGTTGAACACGCGGACCTCAACGACCGTGCCGAAGGTGCCGGGCGGCATGCGCATCGAGGTGTCGCGGACGTCCGAGGCCTTCTCGCCGAAGATCGCGCGCAGAAGCTTTTCTTCCGGCGTCATCGGGCTTTCGCCCTTCGGCGTGATCTTGCCAACGAGAATATCGCCCGGATGCACTTCGGCGCCGATATAGACGATGCCGGCTTCATCGAGGTTCTTCAGCGCTTCTTCCGAAACATTCGGAATGTCGCGGGTGATTTCTTCAGGGCCGAGCTTGGTATCGCGGGCCATGACCTCGAATTCTTCCAGATGGATCGAGGTGAAGACGTCATCCGAAACGATCCGCTCGGAAAGCAGGATCGAGTCCTCGTAGTTGTAGCCGTTCCACGGCATGAACGCGACCAGCGCGTTGCGGCCGAGCGCCAGGTCGCCGAGATCGGTCGATGGACCGTCGGCAATGATGTCGCCCTTGTTCAGAATATCGCCGACGCGCACCAGCGGACGCTGGTTGACGCAGGTATTCTGGTTGGAACGCTGGAACTTCATCAGCCGGTAGATATCGACGCCGGACTTGGAGGCGTCGAGATCTTCCGTCGCTCGGATAACGATACGGGTCGCATCGACCTGGTCGACGATACCGCTGCGCTTGGCGGCGATCGCAGCACCGGAATCGCGGGCAACGATCGGCTCCATGCCGGTTCCGACGAACGGCGCTTCGGCGCGCAGAAGCGGAACGGCCTGACGCTGCATGTTCGAGCCCATCAGGGCGCGGTTGGCGTCATCGTTTTCCAAAAACGGAATAAGAGCGGCGGCAACGGACACGAGCTGCTTCGGCGAAACGTCCATCAGGTTGATGTTTTCGCGCGGGGCGAGCATGACTTCGCCGGCGTGGCGGCAGACGACGAATTCGTCGACGAACTTGCCCTCATCGGTCATCACCGAATTGGCCTGGGCGATATAGTATTTCGCCTCTTCCATGGCCGACAGATAGATCACCTCGTCGGTGAGCTTGCCGTCCTCGGAAATCTTGCGGTACGGGCTCTCGATGAAGCCATACTTGTTGACGCGGGCGAAGGTCGCGAGCGAGTTGATCAGACCGATATTCGGGCCTTCCGGCGTCTCGATCGGGCAGATACGGCCGTAATGGGTCGGATGCACGTCGCGGACTTCGAAGCCCGCGCGCTCGCGGGTCAGGCCGCCCGGGCCAAGCGCCGAGAGACGGCGCTTGTGGGTGATTTCCGACAGCGGGTTGATCTGGTCCATGAACTGCGACAGCTGCGAGGAGCCGAAGAATTCGCGCACGGCGGCAGCCGCCGGCTTGGCGTTGATCAGGTCCTGCGGCATCACGGTATCGATCTCGATCGAGGACATGCGTTCCTTGATCGCGCGCTCCATGCGCAGAAGACCCAGACGATACTGGTTCTCCATCAGTTCGCCGACGGAGCGGACGCGGCGGTTGCCGAGATTGTCGATGTCGTCGATCTCACCCTTGCCGTCACGCAGGTCCACCAGCGTCCTGACGACCGCCAGAATGTCTTCCTTGCGCAGAACGCGAACCGTATCCTCGGCGTCGAGGTCGAGACGCATGTTCATCTTGACGCGGCCAACGGCCGACAGGTCGTAGCGTTCGCTGTCGAAGAACAGCGAATTGAACATGGCTTCGGCCGAATCCATGGTCGGCGGCTCGCCCGGACGCATGACGCGGTAGATGTCGAACAGCGCGTCCTGACGATTCTCGTTCTTGTCGGCCACAAGCGTATTGCGGATATAGGCGCCGACATTGACGTGGTCGATGTTGAGGATCGCGATATCGTCGATACCCTGATCGATGATGCCGGCGAGGTTCTTCTCGTCGATCTCTTCGCCGGCCTCGAGATGGATCTCGCCGGTTTCCAGGTTGACGATGTCCTCGGCCAGGAAGGTGCCGTAAAGCTCCTCGTCGGTGACCTTGAGCGCCTTCAGACCGCCTTCCGAAAGCTTCTTCAGCATGCGGGGCGTCAGCTTCTTGCCGGCCTCGACCACCACTTCGCCGCTGTCGGCGTCGATCAGGTTGGTAATGACCTTCTGGCCGCGCAGACGCTCGGGCGAGAACGGCACTTTCCAGCCGTCGCCATCACGCTCATAGGTGGCCTTTTCATAGAAGGTCTCGAGGATTTCCTCGGTATCCATGCCGAGCGCCATCAACAGCGACGTCGCCGGAATCTTGCGGCGGCGGTCGATGCGGGCATGCACGATATCCTTGGCGTCGAATTCGATATCGAGCCAGGAGCCGCGATAGGGAATCACGCGGGCAGCGAACAACAGCTTGCCGGAGGAGTGGCTCTTGCCCTTGTCGTGGTCGAAGAACACGCCCGGCGAACGGTGCATCTGCGAAACGATGACGCGCTCGGTGCCATTGACGATGAAGGTCGCATTGTTGGTCATCAGCGGCATGTCGCCCATGTAGACCGACTGTTCCTTGATGTCCTTGATCGACTTCGCGCCGGTGTCCTCATCGATATCGAACACGATCAGGCGCAGTTTCACTTTCAGCGGCGCGGCATAGGTCAGGTCGCGCTGGCGGCATTCCTCGACGTCGAACTTCGGCTGCTCGAATTCGTAGGAAACGAATTCCAGCATCGAAGCGCCGGAAAAATCGGTCATCGGGAAGACGGATTTGAACACCGCCTGCAGCCCCTCGTCGGGACGTCCGCCCTTGGGCTCGTCAACCATGAGAAACTGGTCATAAGAGGCCTTCTGAACCTCGATCAGGTTCGGCATCTCCGCGACTTCCGGGATCTTTCCGAAAAACTTGCGTACGCGCCTGCGACCGTTAAAGGAAAGGGTCTGAGCCATTCAGGTAGCTCCTTGTCAATCTGCATCCGGGCCTGCAACAGACGGTCACCGATGGCCAATTGGCTCCGTCATCATTTAAGGGTCTTCTTGAGAACCCATTACCCAAAGGCCCGAAAAGGGACTTTGGGTAATGGTTTCACGTCAGTTGTCGCACCGCGGGCAAGAAACCCCGCCCGCGGTGCAGATCAGCAAAGCTTACTTGAGCTCAACCTTGGCGCCGGCTGCTTCCAGCTTGGCCTTGAGTTCTTCCGATTCAGCCTTGGAAACGGCTTCCTTGACCGGCTTCGGAGCGCCTTCGACGAGGTCCTTGGCTTCCTTGAGGCCGAGACCGGTGATGGCGCGGACTTCCTTGATGACGCCGATCTTGTTGGCGCCG from Martelella sp. NC20 includes these protein-coding regions:
- the rpoB gene encoding DNA-directed RNA polymerase subunit beta → MAQTLSFNGRRRVRKFFGKIPEVAEMPNLIEVQKASYDQFLMVDEPKGGRPDEGLQAVFKSVFPMTDFSGASMLEFVSYEFEQPKFDVEECRQRDLTYAAPLKVKLRLIVFDIDEDTGAKSIKDIKEQSVYMGDMPLMTNNATFIVNGTERVIVSQMHRSPGVFFDHDKGKSHSSGKLLFAARVIPYRGSWLDIEFDAKDIVHARIDRRRKIPATSLLMALGMDTEEILETFYEKATYERDGDGWKVPFSPERLRGQKVITNLIDADSGEVVVEAGKKLTPRMLKKLSEGGLKALKVTDEELYGTFLAEDIVNLETGEIHLEAGEEIDEKNLAGIIDQGIDDIAILNIDHVNVGAYIRNTLVADKNENRQDALFDIYRVMRPGEPPTMDSAEAMFNSLFFDSERYDLSAVGRVKMNMRLDLDAEDTVRVLRKEDILAVVRTLVDLRDGKGEIDDIDNLGNRRVRSVGELMENQYRLGLLRMERAIKERMSSIEIDTVMPQDLINAKPAAAAVREFFGSSQLSQFMDQINPLSEITHKRRLSALGPGGLTRERAGFEVRDVHPTHYGRICPIETPEGPNIGLINSLATFARVNKYGFIESPYRKISEDGKLTDEVIYLSAMEEAKYYIAQANSVMTDEGKFVDEFVVCRHAGEVMLAPRENINLMDVSPKQLVSVAAALIPFLENDDANRALMGSNMQRQAVPLLRAEAPFVGTGMEPIVARDSGAAIAAKRSGIVDQVDATRIVIRATEDLDASKSGVDIYRLMKFQRSNQNTCVNQRPLVRVGDILNKGDIIADGPSTDLGDLALGRNALVAFMPWNGYNYEDSILLSERIVSDDVFTSIHLEEFEVMARDTKLGPEEITRDIPNVSEEALKNLDEAGIVYIGAEVHPGDILVGKITPKGESPMTPEEKLLRAIFGEKASDVRDTSMRMPPGTFGTVVEVRVFNRHGVEKDERAMAIEREEIERLAKDRDDEQAILDRNVYSRLSDMLRGQTSIAGPKGFKKGAVLSDEVISAYPRSQWWMFAVEDESFQGELEALRGQYDDSKNRLEQRFMDKVEKVQRGDEMPPGVMKMVKVFVAVKRKIQPGDKMAGRHGNKGVVSRILPAEDMPFLEDGTHVDVVLNPLGVPSRMNVGQILETHLAWGCAGMGKRIGEMLEAYQETHDIKPLKETLTEVYASEARNEVEYFDDDGLLRLAEEAKRGVSIATPVFDGAHEGDVSEMLIRAGFDPSGQSVLYDGRTGEQFDRKVTVGYMYMIKLNHLVDDKIHARSIGPYSLVTQQPLGGKAQFGGQRFGEMEVWALEAYGAAYTLQEMLTVKSDDVAGRTKVYEAIVRGDDTFEAGIPESFNVLVKEMRSLGLSVELENSAEEPQPEVELPDAAE